A region from the uncultured Holophaga sp. genome encodes:
- a CDS encoding EAL domain-containing protein, which translates to MGDLLPAWLLFLAFSILVVHICQLLVEQAAGSIDAFERRSQFTRASLCIGALVWCLDALGLFLYQNMTQGGARLAPAIFSLMVMILSARAAIPSLVVTRHRPRILGAGGLLALGMLLGHYLQVSALGRPTGEIRWQAVLLAFLIATGMAGGLALRHRSARLRAFKGGFRPLSWWDKVLGGLVILPLHACLTASVPLAFPATRGASAEALPVLLALVLFGVMLAASRVADLTAEGQRRRMLDRALSLVRSVNGLPLEQSATSLPLIAERIPVLLGVPGLRMHFQPIVPVHLGGGGIRFEALLRVEDPDLGKVNPELVFLACERKGCTEWADRQVLIFALEASRPWALEPACAGISVNLAPLTLLAEDFPSWVQARMDRLGLPVGWLHLEITEHAMIAASEGLVDAILRLREIGVGVVMDDFGAGFSSLGVLVELPLTGVKLDRALIAHLAVNRDRQALVRHLCCMLRDLRLKVTVEGVESETDLCFLQCHGADSLQGYHLAKPMPPDLVPTWLGRVEATTRAELPRGCPIADPA; encoded by the coding sequence ATGGGTGACCTGCTGCCCGCCTGGCTCCTTTTCCTGGCCTTCTCCATCCTGGTGGTGCACATCTGCCAGCTTCTGGTCGAACAGGCTGCCGGCTCGATCGATGCCTTCGAGCGCCGGTCCCAGTTCACCCGGGCCTCGCTCTGCATCGGCGCCCTGGTCTGGTGCCTGGATGCACTCGGGCTCTTCCTCTACCAGAACATGACCCAAGGGGGTGCGCGGCTCGCCCCGGCGATCTTCTCGCTGATGGTCATGATCCTCTCCGCCCGCGCCGCCATTCCAAGTCTGGTCGTCACCCGCCATCGGCCCCGCATTCTGGGGGCCGGGGGCCTGCTGGCATTGGGCATGCTGCTGGGGCACTACCTCCAGGTCTCGGCTCTGGGGCGGCCTACGGGGGAGATCCGCTGGCAGGCTGTGCTGCTCGCCTTCCTCATCGCCACGGGGATGGCCGGTGGGCTCGCCCTCCGGCACCGCTCCGCCCGCCTGAGGGCCTTCAAGGGGGGCTTCAGGCCCCTGAGCTGGTGGGACAAGGTTCTGGGCGGGCTGGTCATCCTGCCCTTGCATGCCTGTCTGACAGCCAGCGTACCTCTTGCGTTCCCGGCCACCCGGGGAGCTTCCGCAGAGGCCTTGCCTGTACTTTTGGCTCTCGTCCTCTTCGGGGTGATGCTGGCCGCCTCCCGAGTCGCTGACCTGACTGCGGAAGGCCAACGGCGGCGGATGCTCGATCGGGCCCTCTCCCTGGTCCGGAGTGTCAACGGGCTCCCCCTGGAGCAGAGTGCCACCAGCCTGCCCCTGATTGCGGAGCGTATTCCGGTCCTGTTGGGAGTTCCGGGGCTCCGGATGCACTTCCAGCCCATCGTCCCTGTCCACCTGGGCGGGGGGGGCATCCGCTTCGAGGCTCTCCTCAGGGTCGAGGACCCGGATCTGGGCAAGGTCAATCCTGAGCTGGTCTTCCTCGCCTGCGAGAGGAAGGGCTGCACCGAGTGGGCAGACCGCCAGGTGCTCATCTTTGCGCTGGAGGCCTCCCGTCCCTGGGCTCTGGAGCCGGCCTGTGCCGGGATCTCCGTCAACCTGGCACCCCTCACGCTCTTGGCAGAGGATTTCCCGTCCTGGGTGCAGGCCCGGATGGACCGTCTGGGCCTGCCGGTCGGGTGGCTGCATCTGGAGATCACGGAGCACGCCATGATCGCCGCCTCGGAGGGGCTTGTGGATGCCATCCTCCGCCTCCGTGAGATTGGAGTGGGGGTGGTCATGGATGATTTCGGTGCGGGCTTCTCCTCCCTGGGGGTGCTGGTGGAGCTGCCTCTGACGGGAGTCAAGCTGGACCGCGCCCTGATCGCCCATCTGGCTGTCAACCGGGACCGTCAGGCCCTTGTCCGCCACCTGTGCTGCATGTTGCGGGATCTCCGTCTGAAGGTGACCGTGGAGGGGGTCGAGAGCGAGACAGACCTCTGCTTCCTCCAATGCCACGGGGCGGACAGCCTACAGGGCTACCATCTGGCCAAACCGATGCCGCCAGATCTCGTGCCGACATGGCTGGGGCGGGTGGAGGCCACCACCCGGGCGGAATTGCCCCGGGGCTGCCCCATCGCCGATCCTGCCTGA
- a CDS encoding aminotransferase class I/II-fold pyridoxal phosphate-dependent enzyme has translation MKTAKKLEGMRESFIREMTRLAITHNAINLSQGFPDYDAPQEVIEAASAALHNGRNQYGITWGNPELREAIAESLQQRFGLVYDPNQHITVTCGVTEAMAIIFQALLDRDDEIIIFEPFHEGYRAQIKFAGGAARFVTLEAPDYTLDPERLKAAITPRTKAVILNSPHNPTGRVFTREEMEGLAKVCIEHDLLVITDEIYDRIVYDGRQHIPMATLPGMAERTITVGGFGKTYAITGWRLGYICAYEPYSLAIRTVHDFTTICAPVPLQAAAAAALKLPESYYEKLVQEYTARRDLIMPELEALNFKCHMPEGSYYTLADFSAWGFEGDCDDFARWMPEHLGVAVVPGSCLYGTPGSGLKTIRFAFPKKLETLNAAVAKLRAYRG, from the coding sequence ATGAAGACGGCCAAGAAGCTCGAAGGCATGCGTGAGTCTTTCATCCGTGAGATGACGCGCCTGGCGATCACCCACAATGCCATCAACCTCTCCCAGGGTTTCCCGGACTACGACGCCCCCCAGGAGGTGATCGAGGCTGCTTCTGCGGCCCTCCACAACGGGCGCAATCAGTACGGCATCACCTGGGGCAACCCGGAGCTGCGCGAGGCCATCGCCGAGTCCCTCCAGCAGCGCTTCGGATTGGTCTACGACCCGAACCAGCACATCACCGTGACCTGCGGCGTGACCGAGGCCATGGCTATCATCTTCCAGGCGCTGCTGGATCGTGACGATGAAATCATCATTTTTGAGCCCTTCCATGAGGGCTACCGAGCCCAGATCAAGTTCGCTGGCGGTGCCGCCCGCTTTGTCACCCTGGAGGCCCCGGACTACACCCTGGATCCCGAGCGGCTGAAGGCGGCCATCACCCCCCGGACCAAGGCGGTCATCCTCAACAGTCCCCACAATCCCACGGGCCGGGTCTTCACCCGGGAGGAGATGGAGGGCCTGGCCAAGGTCTGTATCGAACATGATCTCCTTGTGATCACGGACGAGATCTACGACCGCATTGTCTATGACGGGCGCCAGCACATCCCCATGGCCACCCTGCCCGGCATGGCCGAGCGCACCATCACGGTCGGCGGCTTCGGGAAGACCTACGCCATCACCGGCTGGCGTCTGGGCTATATCTGCGCCTACGAGCCCTACAGTCTGGCTATCCGCACGGTCCACGACTTCACCACCATCTGTGCCCCGGTGCCGCTCCAGGCCGCGGCGGCCGCCGCCCTCAAGCTCCCTGAGAGCTACTACGAGAAGCTGGTCCAGGAATATACGGCCCGCAGGGACCTGATCATGCCGGAGCTGGAGGCCCTGAACTTCAAGTGCCACATGCCGGAAGGGTCCTACTACACACTGGCGGACTTCAGCGCCTGGGGCTTCGAGGGCGACTGCGATGACTTCGCCCGCTGGATGCCCGAGCACCTGGGGGTGGCGGTCGTTCCAGGCTCCTGTCTCTATGGGACCCCGGGTTCCGGCCTGAAGACCATCCGCTTCGCCTTCCCCAAGAAGCTGGAGACGCTCAACGCAGCGGTGGCCAAGCTCCGGGCCTATCGGGGCTGA
- a CDS encoding (Fe-S)-binding protein yields MSPGRELLWNQGGHTLLGLLGGLVLLSWGVKLGLWLKTGLPEGDRRRLRFPWEVLTLNGLHLGHLPRRMHRLLLWGFLGLLLATLLVALQDHLGLPVLQGAAYLPFEVLTEFAGLLLLGGLGLAFHLRYLKRAERLQSRPEDALLLALLGLCALEGFLLRGLRLAATHPAWAPWTPLSWGIGRLLSLGGGEGTLTRFHRSLWNFHALTAMGTLALAPWTKLSHAAALPWKRALLRPMAERERIREPRPLESWLEPEACMRCGRCRKPCPIQTREGPFPPETLLGRLKRRHRFIIPAEALWACTGCRACENHCPMGGEHLERILGLRRQAWAAGRVPERVFALAGAQSQHPLPTESLSLEPDTLYLWPGCQTPDPVLQALRQLLEQAGKRLRVLDPPRCCGGRDRFLGHEEAFRQAMALNRAYLEPLRGATLITPCPHCLRTLSHDYGEDWTLLHHTELLARLLEEGSLPQLKAPTLRVTFHDPCFLSRCKGDYQPPRHLLCGTELLEMKQSRAKSVCCGSGGGTVPPGAAARKRLHHALESGAELLVTACPFCREALRSATEAPGKGLPVWDIAELLAQSSLQPR; encoded by the coding sequence TTGAGCCCGGGCCGGGAGCTCCTCTGGAATCAGGGGGGCCACACCCTGCTCGGGCTGCTGGGCGGGCTGGTCCTCCTCTCCTGGGGGGTGAAGCTGGGCCTCTGGCTGAAGACCGGGCTCCCGGAGGGCGACCGGAGGCGACTCCGCTTCCCCTGGGAGGTTCTGACCCTGAACGGACTCCACCTGGGACACCTTCCCCGGCGGATGCACCGCCTCCTCCTCTGGGGCTTCCTCGGACTGCTCCTGGCCACCCTCCTGGTGGCCCTCCAGGACCACCTGGGCCTGCCCGTGCTGCAGGGGGCTGCCTATCTGCCCTTTGAAGTCCTGACGGAGTTCGCGGGTCTCCTCCTCCTGGGAGGCCTGGGGCTGGCGTTCCACCTGCGCTACCTCAAGCGAGCCGAACGTCTCCAGTCCCGCCCTGAGGACGCCCTGCTCCTGGCCCTGCTGGGCCTCTGCGCTCTGGAAGGCTTCCTGTTGCGGGGCCTCCGCCTGGCGGCCACCCACCCGGCCTGGGCGCCATGGACGCCTCTGAGCTGGGGCATCGGCCGCCTCCTGAGCCTGGGGGGCGGGGAGGGAACACTCACCCGGTTCCACCGGAGCCTCTGGAATTTCCACGCCCTCACCGCCATGGGGACGCTGGCCCTCGCACCTTGGACCAAGCTCAGCCATGCGGCAGCCCTCCCCTGGAAGCGGGCCCTCCTGCGCCCCATGGCCGAACGGGAGCGGATCCGGGAACCCCGACCCCTGGAGTCCTGGTTGGAACCGGAGGCCTGCATGCGCTGTGGTCGCTGCCGTAAGCCCTGCCCCATCCAGACACGCGAAGGCCCCTTCCCCCCGGAGACCCTGCTGGGCCGCTTGAAGCGCAGACACCGGTTCATCATCCCGGCCGAAGCCCTCTGGGCCTGCACCGGATGCCGAGCCTGCGAGAACCACTGTCCCATGGGGGGCGAGCACCTGGAGCGCATCCTGGGCCTGCGCCGACAGGCCTGGGCCGCGGGGAGGGTCCCAGAGCGTGTGTTCGCCCTCGCCGGAGCCCAGTCCCAGCATCCGCTCCCGACGGAATCGCTTTCCCTGGAGCCGGACACCCTCTACCTGTGGCCTGGCTGCCAGACGCCGGATCCGGTGCTCCAGGCCCTCCGCCAGCTCCTGGAGCAGGCTGGCAAGCGACTGAGGGTCCTGGACCCACCCCGTTGCTGTGGCGGCAGAGACCGGTTCCTGGGCCATGAAGAGGCCTTCCGCCAGGCGATGGCGCTCAACCGCGCCTACCTGGAGCCCCTCCGGGGGGCCACCCTGATCACCCCGTGCCCCCACTGCCTCCGCACCCTGTCGCATGACTATGGGGAGGACTGGACGCTCCTCCACCACACGGAACTCCTGGCCCGACTCCTGGAGGAGGGTTCCTTGCCCCAATTGAAGGCTCCGACCCTCCGGGTCACCTTCCACGACCCCTGTTTCCTGTCCCGCTGCAAGGGTGACTACCAGCCGCCCCGCCACCTGCTCTGCGGCACGGAGCTTCTGGAGATGAAGCAGAGCAGGGCCAAGTCGGTGTGCTGCGGGTCAGGAGGAGGGACGGTACCTCCGGGGGCCGCAGCCCGCAAGCGCCTGCACCATGCCCTGGAGAGCGGCGCCGAGTTGCTGGTCACCGCCTGCCCCTTCTGCCGTGAAGCCCTCCGGAGTGCGACGGAAGCCCCCGGGAAGGGGCTCCCGGTGTGGGACATCGCCGAACTCCTGGCGCAGAGCTCCCTTCAGCCCCGATAG